The Streptomyces achromogenes DNA segment ATCGGTGACGAAGGTGCGCAGGCCTGTGTAGCGGTCGCGGAAGTAGTTCTGGGCGGGGTGGCCTTCGGTGACGCTTTCCGCCGAGAGGACGGCGTAGAGCCGGACGATGCCTTCGCGTTCGGTATTGCGGCGGACGGTGTCGACGAGGTGATGCAGGAATGCGAGGCCGCGGGGGCGTTCCGGGCCCAGCTGTTCGATGTCGGTTTCGTCGCGTAGTGCCAGGACGCTGGTGAGCAGTTGGGGCTTGGAGCGGAAGTAGTGCAGGACGCCGGCCTGGGTGATTCCGGCCCGGTCGGCGATCTCCTGGAGCGAGGCGTTGTTGTAGCCGCGGGCGGCGAAGGTGTCCATGGCGATCTGCAGGATTTCCTGCCGCCGCTGCTGGGCCTTGAGGCTCTTTCCTGTGCGGGGCTGCCGCTCCCCGTTCGGCGTGCTCTCGCTCATCGTGCGGAGTCTACGGGCCTGTCGATCAGTGGTCACGTCCCGATCAAACCTGAGAAAGAACTTGAGCACAAGGACTTACTAAGTACTTAGTGAGTGTGCTTTTCTGCTCCACGTTCCGCCCGCTTCGTGCCGCACTGCGGCCTGGAAGGACGAGCATGAGCCGGCCTGCCATCCCCGATGACTCCGAGCTCCGTGACCGCATCCGTGGTCTGGACCTGGACTCCAAGATCCGCCTGCTGACCGGCGCCGAGCTGTGGAGATTTCCGGCCGAGCCCCGGCTCGGCCTGTCGGCGGTGACGATGTCCGACGG contains these protein-coding regions:
- a CDS encoding TetR/AcrR family transcriptional regulator — encoded protein: MSESTPNGERQPRTGKSLKAQQRRQEILQIAMDTFAARGYNNASLQEIADRAGITQAGVLHYFRSKPQLLTSVLALRDETDIEQLGPERPRGLAFLHHLVDTVRRNTEREGIVRLYAVLSAESVTEGHPAQNYFRDRYTGLRTFVTDALAEACELGETRPDLNLEDAANAIIAVMDGLQIQWLLAPDSVDMAASTNRVITALLADITANTS